CAGTAGTTGGCGAAGAAAGCAGAGGACTATTCAAGTTTTCATCTTGGTCNTTCCTGCAAACTGCAAACATGCTTCgtttccttatttgttttgcgtttttaattttttacagaCAAAAAGGTATTCAAAAAACATTACATGTTGCAGTATCTGAAGCCCAACTCCAACTATCAAAGCTCTCTTAACCCCTGGCTCCATCAGCTCCCTCCAGCCTGGACCATCCTTAACCTTCTGTGGCAACATTGCAGTCTCTCCTATACCTCCAGGCATCATCGAAGCTTGGCTCACAAGTGCAGCAGCCTGAACGTATCCATTCTCCTGATCAGGAACATCAGCTTCTGGTTGGAAGGAGAGAAGCGATCCACGTCGTGAAAAaggaatgttgttgttgttgttgttcttgttgtttgcaGTTTCCTCGTGTATATACATTCTCTGTAGCCCTCCATTGACTCTTTGACCATCTGCACCAACCTTGTCATTATACTTCCACGCCAATTGCCATCCACCGCCTATGCTTGTAGCTGTTGCTGTCTCACCCACGTTTGCCATAAACAAGCTGCTCTGTCGCCTCTGCATGGTCCCAATGGTCCGCTGGTTGCACTCATCCGGCTCAGTAGTTGGCGGCGAAAGCAGAGGACTATTCAAGTTTTCATCTTGGTCAGAGCTATCATCATTGTTTCTCTCTGGATCCCACTGGCACTCCTGCCTTCCCGTCAATCCAAGTATACTTCCCATATTGGGGAAGACCATGCTGCGCGTTGACGAGTTCATGTTCTCAGAAGGGAGTTTTTCATGAACGCTACCAAAGAGAGTGACAAGGGGGTCCATGAGGGATCCACCACGCTGTAACATGCTGCCGTGTTGGGACGCCAATGCGAGAGAACTTTGTCCTTTCACTGGTTTAGCCATCCATGACTGTCCATCCTCTGGACCGTATAGTTTTATCTGATCTTTCCTCGGCCGTTCATGTCCACTCTCGCATTCCTGGTTGTCCGGTCCAATAACATATTCTTCTATCGACGTGTCTTTTCCCACACCAAGCCCTTCAACCAGCAGAGCAAGCTCGCCTAGAATCATACCCCGAATTAGTCTACGTTCAAAGTCGATAATCTAGAGGGTCTTTAGTGTTCATCAAGACAAACCTGAAACATCTTCTCTGCCACGGAGTCTCTGCAAAACCTGTCTAGCTTTATTCATTCGTCCTTTGCTGACGAGCCACCTTGGAGATTCAGGTAAGAAGAAAGCCGCAAGTACAAAGTAGGCAATGGACGGAATTGACAAAACCCCGAGCATGAGCCTCCAACTCGGAGATGCTTCAAGGGACATCCCAAAAACAAGACAATACGACAAAAACATCCCACCAGATCCACAGAATTGTGGGAAAGTGTTGAGTAATCCTCTGATCTCAGAAGGTGCGGTCTCAGAGATGTAGATTGGGACAAGAGTGACAGCTAGACCGATCCCAAAGCCATCAAGCAGCCTTGCGAAAAGGAGGACATAGACATTGGGAGACCAAAACATAACGATGCTACTGAgaaaatagagaagagaagagagtataAGCATGGAACGCCTTCCTACTTTGTCAGAGACAGGACCAGAGAAAGTTGTGATCATAGTGGCTCCAATGAGAGACATTGCAACGATCAGTCCTTCtatctttggttctttctccAAATGAAATTCTTTCTTTATGTAAATTACAGCTCCTGCCACCAAAATAGAAACAACATCACACACGCTTTCGATCGTATAGTTccatgttaaaaacaaaaaattggagaaagaaagaaagagagagacctGCAATGGTGGCATTGTCCCAGCCCTGCAACATATTCCCTATTGCAGCGGCTAAAGCAACAAGAACTACActcctcatcttctttttttagaGTGATTTTACTTCCTAGTGTTGATAGAACATCATGCGTCTCCTCCTGATCCGTACAGAACACTTTAGTGTCCTAGATTCATTTCTTTTCACGAACCTTGTTTAGTCTGATGGTTAATAAAACGAGTTGTTAGATGAtgggtttgtgtgtttgtttcttttgaaacagaggaaaaaaaaaacaagtattaGAGTGATTTAACAAATGCAATGCAGCATTTTGAGAAGTGGTAAAAGAGTGCTTGGTCAAGAAGAGAGATCAAAGGAGAATGTGACACTTCTATTTTGACCGCTTCTTCTGTGTGTTTACAGTTTAATCACTTGATTTACACCCCTACGTTAATCGTGAACTTTCAGTCTAACCTCCTGTGCTTAAAACCTCTAATTGCAGAATCGGGCCGAGTAATGCGCAAGGCCCAATTAACTATTGACTCATCATTAAAATCGGACCGGATATTAAACCGGTCTTCTTACTATTTGGTTTTAACGGGTTTGTACGGTTAGAAGTCGATGCCGGttcaataataacataaaacccaaaccgactcatcgtcttcttcatcccGCAACTTCCATTAATCTACTTTcccaattctctctctcttcgtcggAGAAGGGTCCTgtggaaaccctagaaaaaacgCAGGTAAGTTCTACTATACAAATTCAAAGTGAGATCTCGATTTATATACtctattctcttcttttgatcGGAGATCATCGTATTATATGGTTTCGTTAATGCTGTTTCGGGTTTGATGATCTTGTGTGCAGAGATGGAAAATTCGAAGGTTCCACCGTTTCTTGaaccaaagaggaagaagatgccTACTCTAAAACAACCCGTGACCCAATTGCCACCACGAAGCGTGAAAAGAGCTTTCACGAAGAACAAATCTGACCAGGTTTATGCAATTTCGAATCAACTAGAGATGTCTCCTAATTCAGATTCATCTCCAGGAAACGAGTACAGAGCACTGAGACGCAAGTATTTGATGCTGGAGGAAGATAGTTTCGCATTGGAGAGAGAATTAAAGGAAGCTGAGGATGAGGTTAAAGCACTTGAAGATGAGAAACTTGAGCTCTTGGACAAACTCGTTGTTATGGAAGGTTTAGTTGATGCTCCTTAGATTCAAAATCCTAgcacttttcttttcttgttattGGCCTATTCCTTATGTACAAGCCCCCGCCTTTATATAGTAAGTACTAAGTAGTAACATTGTTTCTGATTATATAAGTTGTTGTGTTTGGAGGTTGGTATTGATATCTCTGAACCTCACT
The sequence above is drawn from the Camelina sativa cultivar DH55 chromosome 4, Cs, whole genome shotgun sequence genome and encodes:
- the LOC104780983 gene encoding monosaccharide-sensing protein 3-like; amino-acid sequence: MRSVVLVALAAAIGNMLQGWDNATIAGAVIYIKKEFHLEKEPKIEGLIVAMSLIGATMITTFSGPVSDKVGRRSMLILSSLLYFLSSIVMFWSPNVYVLLFARLLDGFGIGLAVTLVPIYISETAPSEIRGLLNTFPQFCGSGGMFLSYCLVFGMSLEASPSWRLMLGVLSIPSIAYFVLAAFFLPESPRWLVSKGRMNKARQVLQRLRGREDVSGELALLVEGLGVGKDTSIEEYVIGPDNQECESGHERPRKDQIKLYGPEDGQSWMAKPVKGQSSLALASQHGSMLQRGGSLMDPLVTLFGSVHEKLPSENMNSSTRSMVFPNMGSILGLTGRQECQWDPERNNDDSSDQDENLNSPLLSPPTTEPDECNQRTIGTMQRRQSSLFMANVGETATATSIGGGWQLAWKYNDKVGADGQRVNGGLQRMYIHEETANNKNNNNNNIPFSRRGSLLSFQPEADVPDQENGYVQAAALVSQASMMPGGIGETAMLPQKVKDGPGWRELMEPGVKRALIVGVGLQILQHFAGINGVMYYTPQILKETGVSSLLTNLGLGAESASLLISALTTLLMLPCILVSMRLMDVAGRRSLLLSTIPVLILSLVTLVIGSLVKLGGTTNALISTASVTVYLSCFVMGFGAIPNILCSEIFPTSVRGLCITICALTFWICDIIVTYTLPVMLKSLGLAGVFGIYAVVCAVSWVFVYLKVPETKGMPLEVISEFFSVGAKQQDAAASFLSDG
- the LOC104780985 gene encoding uncharacterized protein LOC104780985: MENSKVPPFLEPKRKKMPTLKQPVTQLPPRSVKRAFTKNKSDQVYAISNQLEMSPNSDSSPGNEYRALRRKYLMLEEDSFALERELKEAEDEVKALEDEKLELLDKLVVMEGLVDAP